One Glycine soja cultivar W05 chromosome 2, ASM419377v2, whole genome shotgun sequence genomic region harbors:
- the LOC114381206 gene encoding NEP1-interacting protein 2-like has product MEFVPNQCPWMGSFGNFVERVKRVGALFVSAIIGNIFSAILTFCFALVGTLLGAMTGALIGQETESGFIRGAAIGAISGAVFSIEVFESSLVLWKSDESGIGCVLYLIDVISSLLNGRLVRERIGPAMLSAVQSQMGAVEISFDEVQNLFDIGGAKGLSRDSVEKIPKITITSDNNVHASGEKDSCSVCLQDFQLGETGRSLPHCHHIFHLPCIDKWLIKHGSCPLCRRDL; this is encoded by the exons ATGGAGTTTGTACCAAATCAATGCCCTTGGATGGGTTCCTTCGGGAATTTCGTTGAGAGGGTCAAAAGGGTGGGTGCCCTCTTCGTCTCTGCCATCATTGGGAACATCTTCTCCGCGATCTTGACCTTCTGCTTTGCATTAG TTGGCACTTTGTTGGGGGCTATGACTGGAGCCTTGATAGGCCAAGAGACAGAGAGTGGTTTCATTCGAGGGGCCGCTATAGGTGCCATATCAGGAGCTGTTTTTTCCATTGAAGTGTTTGAATCTTCCCTTGTTCTTTGGAAATCTGACGAATCTGGAATTGGGTGTGTCTTATACTTG ATTGATGTTATTTCTAGCCTATTGAATGGGAGACTAGTGCGTGAAAGGATAGGTCCAGCCATGTTGAGTGCTGTCCAAAGTCag ATGGGTGCGGTTGAAATAAGCTTTGATGAGGTACAAAACCTCTTTGACATTGGTGGCGCCAAAGGTTTATCGAGAGATTCAGTTGAAAAGATCCCAAAGATCACAATTACAAGTGACAACAATGTTCATGCTTCTGGGGAGAAAGATTCATGTTCAGTTTGCCTCCAG GACTTTCAGCTTGGGGAGACTGGTAGAAGTTTGCCTCATTGTCATCACATTTTTCACCTACCTTGCATTGATAAGTGGCTGATCAAGCATGGTTCTTGCCCATTATGCAGAAGGGATCTGTAA
- the LOC114381222 gene encoding putative germin-like protein 9-2: protein MTLNFLGLIFFPLLVPALLIINNALASDPDIIYDYVSPQNSSVNGSFFTYTGLRGVLHQIPQSFKATKVTLVEFPALNGQSISYALFQYPAGSINPPHIHPRAAEFLFLVSGSLQVGFVDTTRTLYTQNLQSGDMFIFPKGLIHYQYNPQSVPATAISAFGSANAGTVSIPHSIFSTGIDDVILAKAFKTDTYTVKKIRSGLNKP from the coding sequence ATGACCCTAAACTTCTTAGGGTTGATTTTCTTTCCCTTGCTAGTGCCTGCCTTGCTTATCATCAACAATGCTCTGGCAAGTGATCCAGATATCATATATGACTATGTTTCACCACAGAATAGCAGTGTCAATGGAAGCTTCTTTACTTACACTGGATTAAGAGGAGTCCTTCATCAAATTCCTCAATCTTTCAAGGCAACAAAAGTAACCCTGGTTGAATTTCCTGCTCTCAATGGACAAAGTATATCATATGCACTATTTCAGTACCCTGCTGGTAGCATCAACCCTCCTCACATCCACCCCCGTGCCGCCGAGTTTCTGTTCCTTGTAAGTGGCTCCCTGCAAGTAGGATTTGTTGACACTACTCGCACACTTTACACACAAAACCTTCAATCAGGTGATATGTTCATATTTCCTAAAGGGTTGATACATTATCAGTATAATCCACAATCAGTTCCAGCCACTGCTATATCTGCTTTTGGAAGTGCAAATGCAGGAACGGTTTCAATACCTCATTCTATTTTTAGTACGGGAATTGATGATGTAATCCTTGCCAAGGCTTTCAAGACTGATACTTATACAGTGAAGAAGATTAGATCTGGCCTAAACAAACCTTAG
- the LOC114381214 gene encoding probable serine/threonine-protein kinase PBL23: protein MKNRSGSAHKMLLEFIAGILTTMVGALLYCLFWRKVIPFLKQRKTLKGKEHDKISLRYFDFKELERATKNFSQDCLLGSGAFGNVYKGTFDLEGTLAIKRAHSESFSSVEEFRNEVRLLSAVRHRNLIGLIGYCEEPERHGAKILVYEYVPNGSLLEYIMGNETSLTWKQRLNIAIGAARGIAYLHEGVKPSIIHRDIKPSNILLAEGFEAKVSDFGLVRSGPTGDQSHVSSQIKGTPGYLDPAYCLSFHLTKFSDVYSFGIILLQLVSARPVVDSTVNQSNQHIIDWARPSLEKCSVEEIIDANLLCQSEPCNMEVMLKMGQLGLRCVVEEPKHRPTMSQVCQELEQALYSANDSFNNKKSSKGFLTPIGSSQQSTKSETRRSVESYDCSQSFVSIDSVGLQKFHVDMDSFSFKSTDLRCLENNSISIDMDRV from the exons ATGAAAAATAGGAGTGGATCTGCACATAAGATGTTACTGGAATTTATTGCTGGCATTTTAACAACAATGGTTGGGGCCTTACTCTATTGCCTCTTCTGGAGAAAGGTCATTCCATTTCTTAAGCAACGAAAGACTTTGAAAG GAAAGGAACatgataaaatatcattaagGTATTTTGATTTTAAGGAACTAGAGAGAGCAACCAAAAATTTTAGCCAAGATTGCTTGCTAGGTTCTGGTGCATTTGGAAATGTCTACAAAGGAACCTTTGACTTAGAAGGAACACTAGCCATTAAGAGAGCTCATTCTGAATCATTCTCAAGTGTGGAAGAATTCAGAAATG AAGTTAGGCTCCTCTCAGCTGTAAGGCACAGGAATCTTATTGGTTTGATTGGATATTGTGAAGAACCAG AACGACATGGAGCCAAAATCCTAGTCTATGAATATGTTCCAAACGGTTCACTGCTTGAGTACATCATGG GAAACGAAACGAGCTTAACTTGGAAGCAAAGACTAAACATAGCAATAGGAGCAGCAAGAG GCATAGCTTATTTGCATGAAGGGGTGAAACCAAGCATTATTCACCGTGACATCAAACCAAGTAACATCCTATTAGCGGAAGGTTTTGAGGCTAAGGTCTCAGATTTTGGGCTAGTAAGATCAGGGCCAACTGGTGATCAGTCACATGTCAGCAGCCAGATTAAAGGGACACCAGGGTACCTTGACCCTGCCTATTGTTTAAGCTTTCATTTGACCAAATTCAGCGACGTCTATAGCTTCGGTATCATACTTTTGCAACTTGTTTCAGCTAGACCTGTGGTGGATTCCACTGTAAACCAAAGTAATCAACATATTATTGACTGG GCAAGGCCAAGCTTAGAGAAGTGTAGTGTTGAAGAAATCATAGATGCAAATCTACTATGTCAAAGTGAGCCATGCAACATGGAAGTTATGCTAAAGATGGGGCAACTTGGTTTAAGATGTGTGGTTGAAGAACCAAAACATCGCCCAACAATGAGCCAGGTGTGTCAAGAACTAGAGCAAGCCCTCTACTCAGCTAATGATAGCTTCAATAACAAGAAATCTTCAAAGGGATTCCTTACACCAATTGGCTCATCCCAACAATCAACAAAGTCGGAGACTCGGCGATCAGTTGAATCATACGATTGTTCACAAAGCTTTGTTAGTATTGACAGTGTTGGATTACAGAAATTTCATGTTGATATGGATAGTTTCTCCTTTAAGAGCACAGACTTAAGGTGCTTAGAAAATAATAGTATTAGTATTGACATGGATAGAGTATAA
- the LOC114381232 gene encoding probable protein phosphatase 2C 46 codes for MLSRLMDFLTACWRRRGSSSDGKGSEVSGRKEGLLWYKDTGQHLFGEYSMAVVQANNLLEDQSQIESGPLSLLDTGPYGTFVGVYDGHGGPETSRYVCDHLFQHLKRFASEQKSMSMEVIRKAYQATEEGFLSVVTKQWPMNPQIAAVGSCCLVGVICGGILYIANLGDSRAVLGRVVRATGEVLAIQLSSEHNVAIESVRQEMHSLHPDDSKIVVLKHNVWRVKGLIQISRSIGDVYLKKAEFNKEPLYAKFRVREGFKRPILSSDPSISVHELQQHDQFLIFASDGLWEHLSNQDAVDIVQNNPHNGIARRLIKAALQEAAKKREMRYSDLKKIDRGVRRHFHDDITVVVVFLDSNLVSRASSVRGPPLSVRGGGVPLPSRTLAPCAAPMET; via the exons ATGCTATCAAGGTTGATGGACTTTCTGACTGCCTGCTGGCGGCGAAGAGGATCCTCCTCCGACGGCAAGGGTTCCGAGGTTTCCGGGCGGAAGGAAGGGCTGCTGTGGTACAAGGATACCGGGCAGCACTTGTTTGGTGAATACTCAATGGCTGTTGTCCAGGCCAACAACTTGCTCGAGGATCAGAGCCAGATTGAGTCTGGTCCTCTCAGCTTGCTTGACACTGGCCCTTATGGGACCTTTGTTGGTGTGTATGATGGACACGGTGGGCCTGAGACGTCGCGCTACGTCTGTGATCATCTCTTCCAACATCTAAAAC gatttgCATCTGAGCAGAAGTCCATGTCTATGGAGGTTATTCGGAAGGCATACCAAGCCACAGAAGAAGGTTTTTTGTCAGTGGTTACCAAACAGTGGCCCATGAATCCCCAAATTGCTGCTGTGGGATCTTGTTGTTTGGTTGGTGTGATTTGTGGTGGTATCCTCTATATTGCTAACCTTGGTGATTCCCGTGCTGTGCTTGGCCGGGTGGTCAGAGCAACTGGGGAGGTTTTGGCGATCCAGCTTTCGTCAGAGCATAATGTGGCCATAGAATCTGTGAGACAAGAGATGCATTCTTTGCATCCGGATGACTCAAAAATTGTGGTTCTAAAGCACAATGTATGGCGGGTGAAGGGTCTGATACAG ATTTCTAGATCCATTGGCGATGTATACCTAAAAAAGGCTGAATTTAACAAGGAACCGTTGTATGCTAAGTTTCGTGTGCGGGAAGGTTTTAAGAGGCCCATTTTGAGCTCTGACCCATCAATTTCTGTCCATGAACTTCAACAGCATGATCAATTTCTCATATTTGCTTCTGATGGTCTTTGGGAACACCTTAGCAATCAGGATGCCGTTGATATAGTTCAAAACAACCCACACAAT GGAATTGCTCGGAGGCTCATCAAAGCTGCGTTGCAAGAAGCagcaaaaaagagagagatgagGTACTCTGATTTGAAGAAAATTGACCGTGGTGTCCGCCGGCATTTCCATGATGACATCACAGTTGTAGTTGTATTTCTTGACTCCAATCTTGTCAGCAGAGCCAGCTCAGTAAGAGGTCCTCCTTTATCGGTGAGAGGAGGTGGTGTTCCCCTACCTTCTAGAACTTTGGCTCCCTGTGCTGCACCTATGGAAACTTAG
- the LOC114381240 gene encoding CSC1-like protein At4g35870, which translates to MVDPLPPPPSSSGGDDGDPFGTWYGNIDYLLNISAIGSACCLLIFLLVKLRSDHRRMPGPAALASKLLAVWHATGREIARHCGADAAQFLLIEGGSFALLLSLAALALTVLLPLNLSAGTAPLADGFSKTTITHIPKGSPLLWIHFLFAVLVAVLVHFGISATEERLRITRFRDGYGNLSDPTVNSTAIFTIMVQGLPKIIGADRIVLHEYFQYRYPGKVYKVIVPMDLCALDDLANELLRVRDEISWLVARIDSRLLPEDGDGGGNGGGPAGLWGSVICCWKWLKGFCVDFMRRFGYSDEERLRKLQESRAELESELADYKEGRAPGAGVAFVMFRDVYTANKAVQDFQNEKRRRIGKFFSVMELRLRRNQWKVERAPLATDIYWKNMGTPRMSLKLRRVFVNTCLLLMLLFFSSPLAVISAVKSAGRIINAEAMDNAQLWLAWVQSSSWLASLIFQFLPNMIIFVSMYIVIPSALSYLSKFERHLTVSGEQRAALMKMVCFFLVNLILLRGLVESSLESMILKMGRCYLDGEDCKRIEQYMSASILSKSCLSSLAFLITSTFLGISYDLLAPIPWIKRNIQKFRKNDMLQLVPEQSEEYPLENQGIDNQNSLQRPLMHDNAYDIANGDNVEGQDLFVYPITGSSPAPKQTFDFAQYYAFNLTIFALTLVYCSFNPLVVPVGAVYFGYRYVVDKYNFLFVYRVRGFPAGNDGRLIDTVICIMRFCVDLFLLAMLLFFSVQGDSTKLQAIFTLGLLVMYKLLPSSNDSFQSTLLEDIQTVDNVVDTRPIDYEVFSQPRFDWDTPQR; encoded by the coding sequence ATGGTCGACCCCCTCCCTCCGCCGCCGTCGTCTTCCGGCGGAGACGACGGCGACCCCTTCGGCACCTGGTATGGCAACATCGACTATTTGCTGAACATCTCCGCGATCGGCTCCGCGTGCTGCCTTCTGATCTTCCTCCTCGTGAAGCTGCGCAGCGACCACCGCCGCATGCCGGGCCCCGCCGCCCTCGCCTCGAAGCTCCTCGCCGTCTGGCACGCCACCGGCCGCGAAATCGCCCGCCACTGCGGCGCGGACGCGGCGCAGTTCCTCCTCATCGAGGGAGGCAGCTTCGCCCTCCTCCTCTCCCTCGCCGCCCTCGCCCTCACCGTCCTCCTCCCCCTCAACCTCTCCGCTGGCACCGCCCCCCTCGCTGACGGCTTCTCCAAAACCACCATCACTCACATCCCCAAAGGCTCCCCCTTGCtctggattcatttcctcttcgCCGTCCTCGTCGCGGTTCTCGTCCACTTCGGAATCTCCGCCACTGAAGAGCGTCTTCGGATCACGCGGTTCAGAGACGGGTACGGTAATTTGAGCGATCCCACCGTGAATTCCACTGCCATATTCACTATTATGGTTCAGGGTTTGCCCAAAATCATAGGTGCTGATAGGATAGTGTTGCATGAGTATTTTCAGTATAGGTACCCCGGGAAGGTTTATAAGGTTATTGTCCCTATGGATTTGTGTGCGTTGGATGATTTAGCTAATGAATTGTTGCGTGTGAGGGATGAGATTTCGTGGCTTGTGGCCAGGATTGACTCTCGGCTTTTGCCGGAGGACGGTGACGGCGGTGGCAACGGTGGTGGCCCTGCCGGATTGTGGGGCTCGGTGATTTGTTGTTGGAAGTGGTTGAAgggtttttgtgttgattttatgagGAGGTTTGGTTATAGTGATGAAGAGAGGTTGAGGAAGTTGCAGGAGTCGAGGGCTGAGTTGGAGAGTGAGTTGGCTGATTATAAAGAAGGGCGTGCCCCCGGTGCTGGTGTTGCATTTGTTATGTTTAGGGATGTGTATACTGCTAATAAGGCTGTTCAGGATTTTCAGaatgagaagaggaggaggattgGCAAGTTCTTTTCGGTTATGGAGTTGCGGTTGCGGCGGAATCAGTGGAAGGTTGAGCGGGCTCCCTTGGCGACTGACATTTATTGGAAGAACATGGGGACGCCGAGGATGTCGCTGAAGCTGCGGCGGGTGTTTGTGAACACTTGTTTGTTGTTGATGCTTTTGTTCTTCAGCTCACCGCTTGCAGTGATCAGTGCTGTTAAGAGTGCTGGGAGGATTATCAATGCCGAAGCCATGGATAATGCACAGCTGTGGTTGGCTTGGGTGCAAAGCTCTAGTTGGCTTGCAAGccttatttttcagtttttaccCAATATGATCATATTTGTTAGCATGTATATAGTGATCCCTTCGGCTCTTTCATATCTATCGAAGTTTGAACGGCATTTGACAGTGTCTGGGGAGCAAAGAGCTGCGCTCATGAAGATGGTTTGCTTCTTCCTTGTGAATCTCATTCTCTTGAGGGGTTTGGTGGAATCGTCGTTAGAGAGTATGATCTTGAAGATGGGGCGGTGCTATTTGGATGGAGAAGATTGCAAGAGGATTGAGCAGTATATGAGTGCTTCGATCCTGTCCAAATCATGCCTCTCCTCACTTGCATTTCTGATCACAAGCACTTTCTTGGGGATTTCTTATGATCTTTTGGCACCCATTCCCTGGATCAAAAGAAACATTCAGAAATTTAGGAAGAATGACATGCTTCAATTGGTGCCAGAACAAAGTGAAGAATACCCTTTAGAAAATCAGGGCATAGATAATCAAAATAGTCTTCAGAGGCCACTGATGCATGACAATGCTTATGACATTGCCAATGGGGATAATGTTGAAggacaagatctctttgtttatccAATCACTGGAAGCTCGCCTGCTCCCAAGCAGACATTCGATTTTGCACAGTATTACGCCtttaatttgacaatttttgCCCTGACTCTAGTATACTGTTCATTTAATCCCCTTGTGGTCCCTGTTGGTGCTGTTTATTTTGGGTATAGATATGTGGTTGACAAGTACAATTTTCTGTTTGTATATCGAGTTCGTGGCTTCCCTGCAGGCAACGATGGGAGGTTAATAGATACTGTAATATGCATCATGCGTTTCTGTGTTGATCTGTTCCTACTTGCCATGCTCCTATTCTTCTCAGTTCAAGGGGACTCTACGAAGCTGCAAGCCATATTCACTCTTGGATTACTAGTCATGTATAAATTACTGCCTTCGAGTAATGATAGTTTTCAATCAACTCTTTTGGAGgacattcaaacagttgataaCGTTGTTGATACTAGGCCAATTGATTATGAGGTCTTCTCACAGCCCAGGTTTGATTGGGATACCCCTCAAAGGTGA
- the LOC114381248 gene encoding aspartyl protease family protein 1-like: MLASVFIIVSLLSLWECCQCHGHVYTFTMHHRHSEPVRKWSHSAAAGIPAPPEEGTVEYYAELADRDRLLRGRKLSQIDAGLAFSDGNSTFRISSLGFLHYTTVQIGTPGVKFMVALDTGSDLFWVPCDCTRCAASDSTAFASALATQDFDLNVYNPNGSSTSKKVTCNNSLCTHRSQCLGTFSNCPYMVSYVSAETSTSGILVEDVLHLTQEDNHHDLVEANVIFGCGQIQSGSFLDVAAPNGLFGLGMEKISVPSMLSREGFTADSFSMCFGRDGIGRISFGDKGSFDQDETPFNLNPSHPTYNITVTQVRVGTTVIDVEFTALFDSGTSFTYLVDPTYTRLTESFHSQVQDRRHRSDSRIPFEYCYDMSPDANTSLIPSVSLTMGGGSHFAVYDPIIIISTQSELVYCLAVVKSAELNIIGQNFMTGYRVVFDREKLVLGWKKFDCYDIEDHNDAIPTRPRSHADVPPAVAAGLGNYPATDSTRKSKYNSQRSIASPSSHCSHSSLPTFLGFLVLCFVYIL, encoded by the exons ATGCTCGCTTCCGTTTTCATCATTGTGTCGCTCCTCTCCCTCTGGGAGTGTTGTCAGTGCCACGGCCACGTCTACACTTTTACGATGCACCACCGCCACTCCGAGCCCGTCAGGAAGTGGTCCCACTCCGCCGCCGCCGGAATCCCCGCCCCGCCTGAGGAGGGCACCGTCGAGTACTACGCCGAGCTCGCCGACCGCGACCGCCTCCTCCGCGGCCGCAAGCTCTCCCAAATCGACGCCGGCCTCGCCTTCTCCGACGGCAACTCCACCTTCCGCATCAGCTCCCTCGGATT TTTGCATTATACGACAGTTCAAATAGGGACACCGGGAGTGAAGTTCATGGTGGCACTTGATACGGGAAGTGACCTGTTCTGGGTACCCTGTGATTGCACAAGATGTGCTGCTTCTGATAGCACAGCCTTTGCTTCAGCCTTGGCTACT CAGGATTTTGACCTTAATGTATACAATCCTAATGGATCTTCAACAAGCAAGAAGGTTACTTGTAACAACAGTTTGTGTACGCACCGCAGCCAATGCCTGGGGACGTTCAGTAATTGCCCCTACATGGTCTCTTATGTCTCTGCTGAAACGTCTACATCGGGAATACTAGTGGAAGATGTTCTGCACTTAACACAAGAAGATAATCACCATGACCTTGTTGAGGCAAATGTCATATTTGG ATGTGGACAAATTCAGAGTGGATCATTCTTAGATGTTGCTGCTCCCAATGGTTTGTTTGGGCTAGGTATGGAGAAAATATCAGTTCCTAGCATGTTATCAAGGGAAGGATTTACAGCAGATTCATTCTCCATGTGTTTCGGACGTGATGGCATTGGAAGGATAAGTTTTGGGGACAAGGGAAGTTTTGATCAAGATGAGACTCCGTTTAATCTGAACCCATCACA CCCTACCTATAACATCACAGTCACTCAAGTACGTGTAGGAACAACTGTAATTGATGTGGAATTCACAGCTCTTTTTGATTCTGGGACCTCTTTTACATATTTGGTTGATCCAACCTATACAAGGCTTACCGAGAGC TTTCATTCCCAAGTACAAGACAGGCGGCATAGATCAGATTCAAGAATCCCTTTTGAATATTGTTATGATATGAG TCCTGATGCAAATACTAGCCTGATTCCTAGTGTGAGTTTAACTATGGGAGGTGGAAGCCATTTTGCTGTTTATGATCCAATAATTATTATCTCAACTCAG AGCGAACTTGTATATTGTCTAGCAGTCGTCAAAAGTGCTGAACTAAACATAATTGGAC AAAACTTCATGACTGGTTACCGTGTCGTATTTGACCGAGAAAAGCTCGTATTGGGATGGAAGAAATTTGATT GTTACGACATTGAGGATCATAATGATGCCATCCCAACAAGACCACGCTCACACGCAGATGTGCCTCCTGCTGTTGCTGCAGGGCTTGGTAATTACCCTGCCACTGATTCAACTAGAAAATCCAAATACAACTCTCAGAGGTCAATTGCATCACCATCTTCACATTGTAGCCATTCTTCACTTCCAACTTTCCTCGGATTTCTTGTATtgtgttttgtttatattctatAG